One genomic segment of Streptococcus salivarius includes these proteins:
- a CDS encoding peptide ABC transporter substrate-binding protein gives MIKKRNFKSIVATGVIALASATLLAACGSKSTSSKDEINWYTPTEILTLDVSKNTDHYSALAIGNSESNLLRVDKNGKLQPDLAEKVDVSADGLTYTATLRDDLKYSDGTKLTAEDFVYTWQRMVDPATASEYAYLASDSHLVNAADIIAGKKSVEELGVKAEGNKVIFTLSNPSPQFKSLLSFSNFVPQHKEFVEKTGKQYGTKSDKQIYSGPFKVENWNGTSGSFKLVKNDNYWDAKHVKTKTINIQTVKKPDTAVQMYKQGQLDFASISSTSAIFNSNKKNKDVVTVPEATTSYMTYNETGKVKGLDNLKIRQALNLATDRKGIVEAAVDTGSVPATSLVPTGLEKLPDGTDLSKYVAPGYSYNKEEAAKLFKEGLAEAGLSDLKLTITADSDSPVSKAAVDYIKETWEKALPGLTVEEKFVTFKQRLEDTKNQNFDVALVLWGGDYPEGSTFYGLFTSNSAYNYGKANSSTYDAAYEKALSTDALDPTAAANDYKTAEKALYDEAMYNPIYFRFTKGLQNPSIKGLVRNSTGLDVDFTYAYKDK, from the coding sequence ATGATTAAGAAACGTAACTTTAAAAGTATTGTAGCTACTGGAGTAATTGCTTTGGCTTCTGCAACACTTCTTGCTGCTTGTGGTTCAAAATCAACCTCAAGTAAAGATGAAATTAACTGGTACACACCTACTGAAATATTGACACTTGATGTTTCTAAAAATACAGACCACTATTCGGCCTTGGCGATTGGGAATTCAGAAAGCAACTTGCTCCGTGTTGATAAAAATGGTAAGTTGCAACCTGATTTGGCTGAAAAGGTTGATGTGTCGGCCGATGGTTTGACTTATACAGCTACTCTTAGAGATGACTTGAAGTATTCAGATGGTACTAAACTTACTGCTGAGGACTTTGTCTATACTTGGCAACGTATGGTTGATCCTGCTACAGCTTCTGAATATGCTTACCTCGCTTCAGATTCTCACCTTGTTAATGCTGCAGATATTATTGCTGGTAAGAAGAGTGTTGAAGAGTTGGGTGTTAAGGCTGAGGGTAATAAAGTTATCTTTACCTTGTCAAATCCTTCTCCACAATTTAAGAGTCTTTTGTCATTCTCAAATTTTGTTCCGCAACATAAGGAATTTGTAGAAAAGACTGGAAAACAATATGGAACGAAGTCTGATAAACAAATTTATTCTGGACCTTTTAAAGTTGAAAATTGGAATGGTACAAGTGGTAGCTTTAAACTTGTCAAAAATGACAATTATTGGGATGCTAAGCACGTCAAAACAAAGACAATCAATATTCAAACAGTTAAGAAACCTGATACAGCCGTTCAAATGTATAAACAAGGTCAACTTGACTTTGCAAGCATTTCAAGTACGTCAGCAATTTTTAATTCTAATAAAAAGAATAAAGATGTTGTTACAGTTCCAGAAGCAACAACAAGTTATATGACCTATAATGAAACTGGCAAAGTTAAAGGTCTAGATAATCTTAAAATCCGTCAAGCCCTCAACCTTGCTACTGATCGTAAAGGTATTGTCGAAGCTGCGGTTGATACAGGTTCAGTTCCAGCAACTAGTCTTGTACCTACTGGATTGGAAAAATTACCTGATGGTACTGATTTATCTAAATATGTAGCACCTGGCTATAGCTATAACAAGGAAGAAGCAGCTAAGCTCTTTAAAGAAGGTCTTGCTGAAGCTGGTTTGAGCGACTTGAAATTGACAATTACAGCAGATTCAGATTCACCTGTTTCAAAAGCTGCAGTTGATTACATTAAGGAAACTTGGGAGAAAGCTCTTCCTGGTTTGACTGTTGAAGAAAAATTTGTGACATTCAAACAACGTCTTGAAGATACCAAGAATCAAAACTTTGATGTTGCTCTTGTTCTTTGGGGTGGTGACTATCCAGAAGGATCAACATTCTATGGCTTGTTCACTTCAAATTCAGCTTATAACTATGGTAAGGCAAATAGCTCTACATACGATGCAGCCTATGAAAAAGCACTTTCAACTGATGCATTAGATCCAACAGCTGCTGCAAATGATTATAAAACTGCTGAAAAAGCACTTTATGATGAAGCAATGTATAATCCGATTTACTTCCGATTTACAAAAGGTTTGCAAAATCCTTCAATCAAAGGACTTGTACGTAACTCAACTGGTCTTGATGTTGACTTCACCTATGCTTATAAAGATAAATAG
- a CDS encoding ABC transporter permease: MTKYLLKRIAILLVTLWVVVTLSFFLMQVMPGSPFNNPKLTNDMIAVMNKQYGLDKPVWQQYLQYLWNVLHGDLGTSYQSANQPVSMMISQRLAVSAQLGIQALVVGVLAGLFVGAVSARNKNNWIDNILSVLSTLGISVPSFIIGLLLLDYLGFKWGVLPLSGWGSFSQTILPTLALAIPVFAQVTRFFRSEMIETMNTDFIQLARAKGLTARQISNRHAYRNSMIPVLTLIGPMAANILTGSALIEQIFSIPGIGQQFVTSIPTKDYPVIMGTTIVYAVMLMVAILLTDIITSFVDPRVRLK; the protein is encoded by the coding sequence ATGACGAAATATTTATTGAAAAGGATAGCTATTTTGCTAGTTACCTTATGGGTGGTTGTCACTCTATCTTTCTTCCTAATGCAGGTTATGCCGGGGTCACCATTCAATAATCCCAAATTAACGAATGATATGATTGCGGTTATGAATAAGCAATATGGGTTAGATAAGCCTGTATGGCAACAGTATTTGCAATATCTTTGGAATGTACTGCACGGTGATTTAGGAACAAGCTATCAGTCTGCTAATCAGCCTGTTAGCATGATGATTAGTCAGCGTTTGGCAGTTTCAGCGCAACTGGGTATTCAAGCCCTTGTTGTTGGGGTGTTAGCTGGTCTTTTTGTAGGAGCAGTGTCAGCGCGTAATAAAAATAATTGGATTGATAATATCTTGAGCGTGCTATCAACACTCGGTATTTCAGTACCTTCATTCATTATTGGTCTTTTACTTTTGGATTATCTCGGATTTAAGTGGGGAGTTCTTCCTTTATCTGGATGGGGTTCATTTAGCCAAACTATTTTACCTACTTTAGCTCTGGCTATTCCAGTATTTGCTCAAGTTACCCGTTTTTTCCGTAGTGAAATGATTGAAACCATGAATACTGATTTTATTCAACTAGCTAGGGCCAAGGGATTAACAGCTCGTCAAATTAGTAATCGACATGCTTATCGAAATTCAATGATTCCTGTTCTTACCTTAATCGGTCCAATGGCTGCTAATATCCTAACAGGTTCAGCACTCATAGAGCAGATTTTCTCAATTCCTGGGATTGGCCAACAGTTTGTTACCTCTATTCCAACAAAAGATTATCCTGTCATTATGGGAACCACTATTGTTTATGCTGTTATGCTTATGGTAGCTATCCTATTGACAGATATCATTACTAGTTTTGTGGATCCACGTGTCCGTCTGAAGTAA
- a CDS encoding ABC transporter permease yields MEEKQLFKLVGAGNTESQEKIEKPTLSFTQDAWRRLKKNKLATISLWFLAILLVFSIGSNFFVKAKDANSFNGDEVKTYRNLPPKISDSLPFWNGSIVFSGNTEPNDVYSDQSVPKGDKFILGTDNLGRSLAKRVIIGIRISLLIAIVATLIDLIIGVTYGLVSGFLGGKIDLFMQRVIEVISSIPNLVIVTMLGLLLGNGVMSIIISIAIVGWTSMARQVRNLTLSYREREFVLASRALGENKFKIAFKHVLPNISGIIIVQIMMTVPSAIMYEAVLSAINLGVKPPTASLGSLITDASENLQYYPYQVVIPALALVFISLAFILLGDGLRDAFDPKSNKEN; encoded by the coding sequence ATGGAAGAAAAACAACTATTCAAACTTGTTGGTGCTGGAAATACTGAATCACAAGAAAAAATTGAAAAACCGACTCTCTCTTTTACGCAAGATGCTTGGAGACGTCTGAAAAAAAATAAATTGGCGACCATATCACTTTGGTTTTTAGCGATTCTGTTGGTCTTTTCAATTGGATCAAATTTCTTTGTTAAAGCCAAGGATGCTAATAGTTTTAATGGTGATGAAGTTAAGACATATCGTAATTTACCCCCAAAAATATCAGATAGTTTACCATTCTGGAATGGTAGTATCGTGTTTTCAGGCAATACGGAACCTAATGATGTGTATTCTGACCAATCTGTTCCAAAAGGTGATAAATTTATTTTAGGAACTGATAATCTAGGACGTAGCTTAGCGAAACGTGTGATTATTGGTATACGTATCTCTCTCTTGATTGCCATTGTTGCGACCTTGATTGATTTGATTATTGGAGTGACCTATGGTCTGGTGTCAGGGTTCTTGGGTGGGAAAATTGACCTCTTCATGCAACGTGTTATTGAGGTCATCTCATCTATCCCTAATTTGGTCATAGTAACTATGTTAGGACTTCTCTTGGGTAATGGTGTAATGTCAATCATTATATCCATTGCCATTGTCGGATGGACATCTATGGCACGTCAAGTACGCAATTTAACTTTATCTTATCGAGAACGTGAATTTGTTTTAGCCTCACGCGCTTTGGGTGAAAACAAATTTAAGATAGCTTTTAAACATGTTTTACCAAATATCTCAGGTATCATTATTGTTCAAATTATGATGACAGTTCCAAGTGCTATTATGTATGAAGCAGTTCTGTCAGCTATCAATTTGGGGGTTAAGCCACCAACAGCTTCTTTAGGTTCGTTGATTACAGATGCGTCTGAAAATCTCCAATACTACCCTTATCAGGTGGTTATTCCTGCTTTGGCTCTTGTTTTTATCTCTCTTGCCTTCATTCTTTTAGGGGACGGCTTGCGTGATGCATTTGACCCTAAATCTAACAAAGAAAACTAA
- a CDS encoding ABC transporter ATP-binding protein, with protein sequence MTKETILSVKNLHVNFHTYAGEVKAIRDVNFDLKKGETLAIVGESGSGKSVTTRTLMGLSDKNAEVIGEITFKGRNMQTLKEQDWVEVRGNDIAMIFQDPMTSLDPTMKIGHQIAEPIMLHAKVSQKEALEMALQLMKDVGIPNAEEHINDYPHQWSGGMRQRAVIAIALAADPEILIADEPTTALDVTIQAQILHLMKKIQEERNSSIIFITHDLGVVAGMADRVAVMYAGKIVEYGTVDEVFYNPKHPYTWGLLNSMPTTETESGSLEAIPGTPPDLLYPPKGDAFAARNAFALDIDYQEEPPMFKVSDTHFAATWLLDERAPKVTPPSPILKRWEKWSKMKEK encoded by the coding sequence ATGACGAAAGAAACGATTTTAAGTGTAAAAAATCTCCATGTTAATTTTCATACTTACGCTGGAGAAGTAAAAGCGATTCGTGATGTTAATTTTGACTTAAAAAAAGGTGAAACATTAGCGATTGTTGGTGAGTCTGGTTCAGGAAAATCTGTAACGACAAGGACACTAATGGGGCTATCAGATAAAAATGCTGAGGTAATTGGAGAAATTACCTTTAAGGGACGCAATATGCAAACCTTGAAGGAGCAAGATTGGGTTGAAGTTCGTGGAAATGATATTGCTATGATTTTTCAGGATCCTATGACCAGCCTTGACCCTACTATGAAAATTGGACACCAAATTGCTGAGCCTATCATGCTTCATGCCAAGGTATCTCAGAAGGAAGCCTTAGAAATGGCTTTACAATTAATGAAAGATGTTGGTATACCTAATGCTGAAGAACATATAAATGATTATCCTCATCAATGGTCAGGAGGAATGCGTCAAAGAGCAGTAATTGCCATTGCTCTAGCGGCAGATCCTGAAATTTTGATTGCTGATGAGCCTACGACAGCCTTAGATGTAACGATTCAAGCACAAATTCTTCATCTTATGAAAAAAATTCAAGAAGAGCGTAATTCATCTATTATTTTTATTACTCATGACTTGGGCGTTGTCGCTGGTATGGCTGATCGTGTAGCGGTAATGTATGCCGGTAAAATTGTGGAATATGGTACTGTGGATGAGGTTTTCTACAATCCGAAACACCCATACACGTGGGGGCTTCTTAACTCAATGCCTACAACAGAAACAGAATCTGGTAGTCTAGAAGCTATTCCAGGAACTCCCCCAGACTTACTTTATCCTCCTAAAGGAGATGCCTTTGCTGCTCGAAATGCCTTTGCTTTAGATATTGATTATCAGGAAGAACCGCCAATGTTTAAAGTATCAGATACGCATTTTGCAGCAACATGGCTCTTAGATGAACGAGCTCCTAAAGTAACCCCTCCTTCACCAATATTGAAACGATGGGAAAAATGGTCAAAGATGAAGGAGAAATAA
- a CDS encoding ABC transporter ATP-binding protein yields the protein MTQERKKLVELKNVSLTFNKGKSNEVKAIDDVSFDIYEGEIFGLVGESGSGKTTIGRSILKLYDIDSGTVTFAGNDISSLKGKDLHDFRKTAQMIFQDPQASLNGRMKIRDIIAEGIDIHKLAKSKEEREAKVKELINLVGLNEDHLSRYPHEFSGGQRQRIGIARALAVNPHFIVADEPISALDVSIQAQVVNLMQKLQHEQGLTYLFIAHDLSMVKYISDRIGVMHWGKLLEVGPADEIYHNPIHPYTKSLLSAIPEPDPERERKRQHLIYDSSIENDGEKRQMYEIRTGHFVYATEAEAKNYKEEANVN from the coding sequence ATGACACAAGAACGTAAGAAGTTAGTAGAATTAAAAAATGTGTCTCTAACTTTTAATAAAGGAAAATCAAACGAAGTTAAGGCCATTGATGACGTTAGCTTTGATATCTATGAGGGCGAAATTTTCGGCCTAGTTGGAGAATCTGGTTCAGGTAAAACGACCATTGGGCGTTCTATTCTAAAGCTTTATGATATTGATTCGGGTACTGTTACCTTTGCTGGTAATGATATATCAAGTTTAAAAGGGAAAGACCTTCATGATTTCCGTAAGACAGCTCAGATGATTTTTCAAGATCCTCAAGCTAGTCTTAATGGACGAATGAAGATTCGTGATATTATTGCTGAGGGGATTGATATTCATAAATTGGCTAAATCCAAGGAAGAACGTGAAGCCAAGGTTAAAGAACTTATTAATTTGGTGGGATTAAATGAAGATCACTTATCAAGATATCCTCATGAATTTTCTGGTGGTCAGCGTCAAAGAATTGGTATTGCGCGTGCTTTAGCGGTCAATCCTCATTTTATTGTAGCAGACGAACCTATCTCTGCTTTAGATGTTTCTATTCAAGCACAAGTAGTTAATTTGATGCAAAAGTTACAACACGAACAGGGGTTAACTTATTTGTTTATTGCACATGACTTGTCAATGGTTAAATATATATCCGATCGTATTGGTGTAATGCATTGGGGTAAACTCCTTGAGGTAGGACCAGCAGATGAGATTTACCATAATCCGATTCATCCTTATACAAAGAGTTTATTGTCTGCCATTCCAGAACCAGACCCAGAAAGAGAGCGGAAACGTCAACATTTGATTTATGATTCCTCTATTGAAAATGATGGGGAAAAGAGACAAATGTATGAAATCCGAACAGGACATTTTGTTTATGCTACAGAAGCAGAGGCTAAAAATTATAAAGAAGAAGCCAATGTAAATTAG
- the hslO gene encoding Hsp33 family molecular chaperone HslO yields the protein MDKLIKTISESGSFRAYVLDSTETVRTAQEKHNTLSSSTVALGRTLIANQILAANQKGESKITVKVIGNSSFGHIISVADTKGHVKGYIQNPGVDIKKTATGEVLVGPFMGQGQFVSIIDYGTGNPYTSSTPLISGEIGEDFAYYLTESEQTPSAVGLNVLLDEEDKVKVAGGFMLQVLPGASEEEIARYEKRIQEMPAISTLLESDDHIEALLNAIYGDEPFKRLSEEELSFECDCSRERFENALLTLGKDELQAMKDEDHGAEIVCQFCQTKYEFSEADLEELIND from the coding sequence ATGGATAAATTAATTAAAACAATTTCAGAATCAGGTTCTTTCCGTGCTTATGTTCTTGATAGCACAGAAACTGTTAGAACCGCACAAGAAAAACACAATACTCTATCATCATCAACAGTTGCTTTGGGGCGTACCCTTATTGCTAACCAAATCTTGGCTGCTAACCAAAAGGGTGAAAGCAAAATCACGGTTAAGGTTATCGGAAACAGCTCTTTTGGGCATATCATCTCAGTAGCTGATACCAAAGGACATGTTAAGGGCTACATCCAAAATCCAGGTGTGGACATCAAGAAAACAGCAACTGGTGAAGTCTTGGTGGGGCCATTCATGGGACAAGGGCAGTTTGTTTCTATCATCGATTATGGAACTGGTAATCCTTACACGTCATCAACACCGCTTATTTCTGGTGAAATTGGTGAAGACTTTGCCTACTATTTGACGGAATCTGAGCAAACGCCATCTGCTGTTGGTCTTAATGTACTTCTTGACGAAGAGGACAAGGTCAAGGTTGCTGGTGGTTTCATGCTTCAGGTTTTACCAGGAGCTAGTGAAGAAGAAATCGCTCGTTACGAAAAACGCATCCAGGAGATGCCTGCCATTTCAACGCTTTTGGAATCTGATGACCATATTGAAGCCCTCTTGAATGCCATTTATGGGGATGAACCTTTCAAACGTTTGTCTGAAGAGGAGCTTAGCTTTGAGTGTGATTGCTCGCGCGAACGTTTTGAAAATGCCCTCTTGACACTTGGTAAGGATGAACTTCAAGCCATGAAAGACGAGGATCATGGGGCTGAAATCGTCTGCCAATTCTGCCAAACTAAGTATGAATTTTCAGAAGCTGACTTGGAGGAACTCATCAATGACTAA
- the dusB gene encoding tRNA dihydrouridine synthase DusB → MTKLNSSFMIGNVEIPHRTVLAPMAGVTNSAFRTIAKEFGAGLVVMEMISEKGLLYNNEKTLHMLHIDENEHPMSIQLFGGDAEGLKRAADFIQTNTKADIVDINMGCPVNKVVKNEAGAKWLKDPDKIYHIVKEVTSVLDIPLTVKMRTGWSDSDLAVENALAAESAGVSALAMHGRTREQMYTGHCDHETLARVAKAITKIPFIGNGDVRSVQDAKLMIEELGVDAVMVGRAAMNNPYIFTQINHFFETGEELPELPFDKKLDIAEDHLKRLVNLKGEKIAVREFRGLAPHYLRGTAGAAKVRGEVSRAESVAQVEEIFATLR, encoded by the coding sequence ATGACTAAACTTAATTCGTCCTTCATGATTGGAAACGTGGAGATTCCTCATCGTACAGTATTAGCTCCGATGGCAGGTGTTACCAACTCGGCTTTCCGTACCATTGCTAAGGAATTCGGTGCTGGTCTCGTAGTTATGGAGATGATTTCTGAAAAAGGTCTCCTCTACAATAATGAGAAAACCCTTCATATGCTTCATATTGATGAGAATGAGCATCCAATGTCTATCCAGCTTTTCGGTGGTGATGCTGAGGGCTTGAAGCGTGCAGCCGACTTTATCCAGACCAATACCAAGGCTGATATCGTTGATATCAACATGGGTTGTCCGGTCAATAAGGTCGTCAAAAATGAAGCGGGTGCCAAGTGGCTTAAGGATCCAGACAAGATTTACCACATCGTCAAGGAAGTAACATCAGTACTTGATATTCCTTTGACTGTTAAGATGCGTACAGGTTGGTCAGACAGTGACTTGGCTGTAGAAAATGCTCTTGCAGCTGAGTCTGCAGGTGTTTCTGCTCTTGCTATGCACGGCCGTACTCGTGAGCAGATGTACACAGGTCACTGTGATCATGAGACTTTGGCTCGTGTTGCTAAGGCTATCACCAAGATTCCATTTATCGGAAATGGTGATGTTCGCAGTGTTCAAGATGCGAAACTTATGATTGAAGAACTTGGTGTAGATGCTGTTATGGTGGGTCGTGCAGCTATGAACAATCCTTACATTTTCACGCAAATCAACCACTTCTTCGAAACAGGAGAGGAGTTGCCAGAGCTTCCATTTGATAAGAAATTGGATATCGCTGAAGACCACCTCAAACGTTTGGTGAATCTTAAAGGTGAAAAGATTGCTGTTCGTGAATTCCGTGGTCTCGCACCACACTATCTTCGTGGAACAGCGGGAGCAGCCAAGGTTCGTGGCGAAGTCTCACGTGCCGAGTCTGTGGCTCAGGTCGAAGAAATCTTTGCGACTTTACGATAA
- a CDS encoding zinc-dependent MarR family transcriptional regulator, which translates to MLELEEQINQLINQILLKAENQHELLIGQCRSQVKLTNTQEHILMLLSEGRKTNSELAKTLNVSQAAVTKAVKTLVKEGMLEAKKDKDDGRVTYFVLTQEAKPIAQEHEEHHQETLGVYRSVLDQFDNQERQVIGRFLTTLAEKIEE; encoded by the coding sequence ATGCTAGAACTAGAAGAACAAATAAATCAATTGATTAACCAAATCTTGCTTAAGGCTGAAAATCAGCATGAGCTCCTCATTGGTCAGTGCCGTAGTCAGGTTAAGTTGACCAATACTCAGGAGCATATTCTCATGCTTTTGTCTGAGGGACGAAAGACCAATTCTGAGTTGGCTAAGACCCTCAATGTCAGCCAAGCTGCTGTTACCAAGGCAGTTAAAACCTTGGTCAAAGAGGGCATGTTGGAGGCTAAGAAAGACAAGGATGATGGGCGCGTGACCTACTTTGTCTTGACACAAGAAGCTAAACCCATAGCCCAAGAGCATGAGGAACACCACCAAGAGACCTTGGGGGTTTATCGGTCTGTATTGGATCAGTTCGATAATCAAGAGCGTCAGGTGATTGGACGTTTCTTGACAACATTAGCAGAAAAAATCGAGGAATAA
- a CDS encoding metal ABC transporter ATP-binding protein gives MRYITVEGLSFQYDAEPVLDNIHYHLDSGEFVTLTGENGAAKSTLIKATLGILKPKKGTVTISETNKDGKKLRMAYLPQQIASFNAGFPSTVYEFVKSGRYPRQGWFRRLTKHDLEHVQRALESVGMWENRHKQIGRLSGGQKQRAVIARIFASDPDIFVLDEPTTGMDAGTANTFYELMHHSAHKHGKSVLMITHDPEEVKEYTDRNIHLVRNQKLPWRCFNVHEKDGEEHKHD, from the coding sequence ATGCGCTATATTACAGTTGAAGGACTGAGCTTCCAGTATGATGCGGAGCCTGTTCTGGACAATATTCACTATCATTTGGATTCTGGGGAGTTTGTGACCCTAACTGGGGAAAATGGAGCTGCCAAGTCAACGCTTATTAAGGCTACTCTAGGAATTCTCAAGCCTAAGAAGGGAACTGTAACCATCTCTGAAACCAATAAAGATGGTAAAAAGCTTCGCATGGCCTATCTTCCACAGCAGATTGCCAGCTTTAATGCAGGTTTTCCAAGCACGGTCTACGAGTTTGTTAAGTCTGGCCGTTATCCTCGCCAGGGCTGGTTCCGTCGTTTGACTAAGCACGACTTGGAGCATGTTCAACGTGCCCTTGAGTCTGTAGGTATGTGGGAAAATCGTCACAAGCAAATTGGTCGTCTCTCAGGTGGGCAAAAGCAACGTGCCGTTATTGCTCGTATTTTTGCCTCGGATCCAGATATCTTTGTCTTGGATGAGCCAACGACGGGTATGGATGCAGGAACAGCCAATACTTTCTATGAACTCATGCACCACTCGGCTCACAAGCATGGCAAGTCTGTCTTGATGATTACCCACGATCCAGAGGAAGTCAAGGAGTACACAGACCGTAATATTCATCTAGTTCGTAACCAGAAATTGCCTTGGCGTTGTTTCAATGTCCATGAAAAGGATGGAGAGGAGCACAAACATGATTAG
- a CDS encoding metal ABC transporter permease produces MISELLAYDFMQRAILAVIAISIFSPILGLFLILRRQSLMSDTLSHVSLAGVAVGIFLGLSTTWMTLVVVVIAALVLEYLRVSYKHYMEISTAILMSMGLAVALILSNKAGSSSMSLDSYLFGSIITISSEQVRALFIIAAIVLVLTLLFIRPMYLLTFDEDTAHVDGLPVRLMSLLFNIVTGIAIALMIPAAGSLLVSTIMILPAAISMKIGQTFKSVIFWAIGIGLVGMLSGIFISYYWETPASATITLIFIAFFGLVSIFEPLLKAE; encoded by the coding sequence ATGATTAGTGAATTATTAGCCTATGATTTTATGCAACGTGCTATTCTCGCCGTGATTGCTATCAGTATCTTTTCGCCAATTTTGGGGCTTTTCTTAATTCTTCGTCGTCAGAGTCTGATGAGCGATACCTTGAGTCACGTGTCCCTAGCTGGGGTGGCTGTTGGGATTTTCTTGGGACTATCAACCACTTGGATGACCCTTGTGGTTGTGGTTATTGCTGCTTTGGTTTTAGAATATCTCAGGGTTAGTTACAAGCATTATATGGAGATTTCAACGGCTATCCTCATGTCAATGGGATTGGCAGTGGCTCTTATTCTTAGTAACAAGGCGGGTAGCAGTAGTATGAGTCTGGATAGCTATCTTTTCGGTTCTATTATCACGATTAGCTCAGAGCAGGTGCGTGCCCTCTTTATCATTGCGGCTATTGTACTGGTCTTGACTCTACTCTTTATTCGTCCTATGTATCTTTTGACCTTTGATGAGGACACTGCTCATGTAGATGGCTTGCCAGTTCGTCTTATGTCTCTCCTCTTCAATATTGTGACAGGGATAGCGATTGCCCTGATGATTCCAGCAGCAGGATCACTTTTGGTTTCTACCATCATGATTCTTCCTGCAGCTATTAGTATGAAAATAGGTCAAACCTTTAAATCTGTCATTTTCTGGGCTATTGGTATTGGTTTGGTTGGCATGCTCTCTGGTATCTTTATTTCCTATTATTGGGAAACACCAGCTAGTGCAACTATTACCCTTATCTTCATCGCCTTCTTTGGTCTGGTATCCATCTTTGAACCTCTCTTAAAAGCAGAGTAA